A stretch of the Campylobacter sp. 19-13652 genome encodes the following:
- a CDS encoding MoaD/ThiS family protein, with product MVTVEFLGPIARESISVEAANLRELRDILAKDSEIKEWLKSCAVAVNDELVSDIDTELKNGDRVSLLPPVCGG from the coding sequence ATGGTAACAGTTGAGTTTTTAGGGCCCATAGCACGAGAAAGCATTAGCGTGGAGGCTGCGAATTTACGTGAGCTGCGTGATATTTTAGCAAAAGATAGCGAGATTAAAGAGTGGCTAAAAAGCTGTGCTGTGGCTGTTAATGATGAGCTAGTAAGCGATATTGACACTGAGCTAAAAAATGGCGATAGGGTGAGCCTTTTGCCGCCTGTGTGTGGGGGTTAG
- a CDS encoding UDP-N-acetylmuramate dehydrogenase: MTCRIDFAKYTSVRIGGVIEARVLDEVCALAENERIIGAGCNLLVSPNPPAVAVLSKKFDYIKKHEDMLEVGAATSAATLFSYLRSNDLGGLEFIRSIPGQIGGLVFMNAGLMGLSMSDTLVQVLTPRGWMDKGEFSFSYRHSGITEPVFAARFLLQDKFNQTLSTELSNKRKNQPRGASFGSCFKNPKGDFAGRLIEAVGLKGQTVGGAKFSETHANFLINFNNASFFDAINLISLAKKRVLENFGIELETEVCVLQ, encoded by the coding sequence ATGACATGCAGGATAGATTTTGCTAAATACACCTCCGTGCGAATAGGCGGCGTAATCGAGGCTAGGGTGCTTGATGAGGTTTGCGCTTTGGCTGAAAATGAGCGCATCATAGGGGCTGGGTGTAATCTCTTAGTCTCGCCAAATCCACCAGCTGTGGCTGTATTATCGAAAAAATTTGATTATATCAAAAAGCATGAGGACATGCTAGAAGTAGGCGCTGCCACATCAGCAGCCACGCTTTTTAGCTATTTGAGATCAAATGATTTAGGCGGACTTGAGTTTATCCGCTCTATTCCAGGGCAAATAGGCGGACTTGTGTTTATGAATGCAGGGCTTATGGGGCTATCTATGAGCGATACTTTAGTGCAGGTTTTAACCCCAAGGGGCTGGATGGATAAAGGCGAGTTTAGCTTTAGCTACCGCCATAGCGGTATTACTGAGCCAGTTTTTGCTGCTAGATTTTTATTGCAGGATAAATTTAATCAGACCTTATCCACTGAGCTGTCAAATAAGCGTAAAAACCAGCCAAGAGGGGCTAGTTTTGGGAGCTGCTTTAAAAACCCAAAAGGCGATTTTGCTGGTAGGCTTATAGAAGCTGTGGGACTAAAAGGGCAGACTGTAGGTGGAGCTAAATTTAGTGAAACGCATGCAAATTTTTTGATAAATTTTAATAATGCAAGCTTTTTTGATGCGATAAATTTAATATCTCTAGCTAAAAAAAGAGTTTTAGAAAACTTCGGTATAGAGCTTGAAACTGAAGTTTGTGTGTTACAATAA
- a CDS encoding DUF2147 domain-containing protein, with protein sequence MRVILSLLIFAISAFCADPVIGMWKSVNESRKETGFWTIYERDFRLYGELILMIGADESSVCKNCDDYYENFPYDTRGKQIPLIGTPFIYGLKLVHQGSWSDGYLIDPDTGKVYECNIDYIPPSNGAPSQLKVRGESTGGLFSKLRGKNQFWQSVSVDDLAKARDENAKILNERSQKEQELMKQAKNIEKVPQPRPMSRKASARDSIF encoded by the coding sequence ATGAGAGTAATACTAAGCCTGCTCATCTTTGCTATCTCGGCTTTTTGCGCAGACCCAGTCATAGGTATGTGGAAAAGCGTGAATGAAAGTAGGAAAGAAACTGGATTTTGGACTATATATGAAAGGGATTTTAGGCTTTATGGAGAGCTTATTTTGATGATAGGTGCTGATGAGTCAAGCGTGTGTAAAAACTGCGATGATTATTATGAAAATTTCCCATACGATACAAGGGGCAAGCAAATCCCGCTAATAGGCACTCCATTTATATACGGGCTAAAGCTAGTACATCAGGGCAGCTGGAGTGATGGCTATTTAATAGACCCAGACACAGGCAAAGTCTATGAGTGCAATATCGATTATATCCCACCATCAAATGGTGCGCCAAGCCAGCTAAAAGTGCGGGGAGAAAGCACTGGAGGACTATTTTCAAAACTGCGTGGGAAAAATCAATTCTGGCAGAGTGTATCAGTCGATGATTTGGCAAAAGCACGAGATGAAAATGCCAAAATCTTAAATGAGCGCAGTCAAAAAGAGCAAGAGCTAATGAAGCAGGCAAAAAATATAGAAAAAGTCCCTCAGCCTAGACCGATGTCGCGCAAAGCATCGGCTAGGGATTCGATATTTTAA
- the fdh3B gene encoding formate dehydrogenase FDH3 subunit beta → MARMKFFVDTNRCTSCFACQVACSSAHELPVGTHRRKVITLNDGIVGKEVSTTLACQHCTDAPCEQVCPVKCFYIRADGIVLHDKAKCIGCGYCLYACPFGAPQFPRDGAFGIKGEMDKCTMCAGGPEPTNSPQERELYGQNRIAEGKVPMCAAVCSSNALLVGDADEVSNVYRKRVLGRNAAIRKGDVGL, encoded by the coding sequence ATGGCTAGAATGAAATTTTTCGTAGATACAAATCGCTGCACGAGCTGTTTTGCTTGTCAGGTAGCCTGCTCGAGCGCCCATGAGCTTCCAGTCGGCACTCATCGCCGTAAAGTCATCACTTTAAATGACGGTATAGTCGGCAAAGAGGTAAGCACAACGCTCGCCTGTCAGCACTGTACCGACGCTCCTTGCGAGCAAGTCTGTCCTGTAAAGTGCTTTTATATCCGAGCGGACGGCATTGTGCTTCATGATAAGGCTAAGTGTATAGGCTGCGGATACTGCTTGTACGCTTGTCCTTTTGGCGCGCCACAATTCCCACGAGATGGGGCTTTTGGTATTAAGGGCGAGATGGATAAATGCACTATGTGCGCTGGTGGTCCAGAGCCTACAAATAGTCCACAGGAGCGCGAACTATACGGACAAAATCGCATAGCAGAGGGCAAAGTGCCTATGTGCGCTGCGGTTTGTTCTAGCAATGCCTTGCTTGTCGGTGACGCAGATGAGGTAAGCAATGTCTACCGCAAGCGCGTGCTAGGACGCAATGCCGCTATTAGAAAGGGCGATGTAGGGCTATAA
- a CDS encoding molybdenum cofactor biosynthesis protein MoaE → MQIYSGSLNVDEILSSWYAKSCDGKSGALVSFVGIVRDEGGISGLSFEIYKPLLKAWFKGWQERARTRGAEVFFAHSTGDVLIGQSSYVAAVKSPKRRVALEMIDEFVEDFKASAPIWKYDIINGEKIYAATRSSALRSAGLLAKDDA, encoded by the coding sequence GTGCAAATTTATAGTGGGTCTTTAAACGTAGATGAAATTTTAAGCAGCTGGTATGCTAAAAGCTGCGATGGTAAAAGCGGCGCGCTTGTTAGTTTTGTTGGCATAGTTCGCGATGAGGGTGGCATTAGTGGGCTTAGCTTTGAAATTTATAAGCCGCTTTTAAAGGCGTGGTTTAAAGGTTGGCAAGAGCGTGCTAGAACAAGGGGAGCTGAGGTGTTTTTTGCCCATTCAACAGGCGATGTACTAATAGGGCAAAGCTCGTATGTAGCCGCGGTAAAAAGCCCAAAAAGACGAGTTGCGCTTGAGATGATTGATGAGTTTGTGGAGGATTTTAAAGCCTCTGCGCCGATATGGAAATATGACATAATAAACGGCGAGAAAATTTATGCTGCTACACGCTCAAGCGCGCTAAGATCGGCTGGACTTTTGGCAAAGGATGATGCGTGA
- a CDS encoding molybdopterin molybdotransferase MoeA translates to MIGYKEARARIDGIKTIFNRCERVALTQALGRYIFEDIIAPFNYPQSDTAAMDGYAFKFDESLSELRLVGELAAGGSENFSLGFGECVKTFTGAIMSDGSDTLIPVENVSINGDKVVINSPVRKGFAVRNVGESYHKGDVLIKAGERITYAHIAVLAELGISNVGVKLRPKVAVLATGSEIKDLGESLEYRGQIHSSNHVAIAAMLNQMGCESVLLPIVNDDPVKLKKALDMALASADVVISTGGVSVGDYDFMREFAREFEPIIDKVAIKPGRHIKISKISHNAKSDSIDFDAGDRLLFALPGFTYSALVTFVLFARPLLLRILSHNSENATYAVLEDECKKRGDLTEFIPCSIRCDEKGTLFASTKDKKIGSSAVSVNLLNEAWLCVLERDIKVGESVQIIKMI, encoded by the coding sequence GTGATAGGCTATAAAGAGGCTAGGGCGCGTATAGATGGGATTAAAACTATCTTTAATCGCTGCGAGCGAGTGGCGCTTACGCAAGCTCTTGGGCGGTATATTTTTGAGGATATTATAGCGCCTTTTAACTACCCACAGAGCGATACTGCGGCGATGGATGGGTATGCTTTTAAATTTGATGAGAGCTTAAGCGAGCTTAGGCTGGTTGGCGAGCTGGCTGCTGGGGGTAGTGAGAACTTTAGTCTTGGTTTTGGCGAGTGCGTAAAGACATTTACTGGCGCTATTATGAGTGATGGCAGTGATACCTTAATCCCAGTGGAAAATGTGAGCATAAACGGCGATAAAGTAGTGATAAATAGCCCAGTGCGCAAGGGTTTTGCTGTGCGAAATGTGGGGGAGAGTTATCATAAGGGCGATGTGCTAATAAAAGCTGGCGAGCGCATCACGTATGCGCATATCGCAGTTCTTGCTGAGCTTGGCATATCTAATGTAGGCGTCAAGCTCCGCCCAAAAGTAGCTGTGCTAGCTACTGGGAGCGAGATAAAAGATCTAGGAGAAAGCCTTGAGTATAGGGGACAAATTCATAGCTCAAACCACGTAGCAATAGCTGCTATGCTTAATCAAATGGGCTGTGAGAGCGTGCTTTTGCCTATTGTAAATGACGACCCAGTAAAGCTAAAAAAAGCCCTAGATATGGCGCTTGCCTCGGCTGATGTTGTTATTAGTACAGGTGGGGTTAGTGTGGGGGATTATGATTTTATGCGCGAGTTTGCTAGGGAGTTTGAGCCTATTATAGATAAAGTCGCTATAAAACCAGGTAGACATATAAAAATATCAAAAATAAGCCACAATGCCAAAAGCGATAGTATAGACTTTGATGCTGGCGATAGGCTGCTTTTTGCTCTGCCTGGGTTTACTTACTCTGCGCTTGTTACATTTGTACTTTTTGCGCGCCCATTACTACTTAGAATTTTAAGCCATAATAGCGAGAATGCGACATATGCGGTGCTTGAGGATGAGTGCAAAAAAAGGGGAGATTTGACTGAATTTATCCCTTGTAGCATTAGATGCGATGAAAAAGGCACGCTTTTTGCTTCTACAAAGGACAAAAAAATCGGCTCATCTGCAGTGAGCGTAAATTTATTAAATGAAGCTTGGCTTTGCGTATTAGAGCGCGATATTAAAGTAGGCGAAAGCGTGCAGATAATAAAAATGATTTAA
- the nspC gene encoding carboxynorspermidine decarboxylase, protein MKEHEIPTPAYVCEERLLRKNLKTLAKVKEKSGAKVLVALKGFAFTGAMDIVSEYLDGAACSGLWEAELAKKYVKGEVHTYSPAFKDSDFTRIAQISNHVVFNSPAQWHKFKSVADKHGLFCGLRLNPQTSRSPVDTYNPCAPFSRLGTTAENLKPSDLEGLSGLHFHALCEESAESLEYVLNGFTDKFGEYFSRMKWINFGGGHHITRAGYNVDLLIRLVSDFSQKYGVQVYLEPGEAVGWQTGYLVSSVLDIVENGEKTAILDISAEAHMPDTLLMPYRPAVRGESKNGAYAYRFGGNTCLAGDVVGLEAGEPVYKFDTPLAVGDRVIFEDQIHYTIVKNTTFNGIMLPDLILLKENGEAKYCRKFDFSAYELRN, encoded by the coding sequence ATGAAAGAACACGAAATTCCCACCCCAGCCTACGTATGCGAAGAAAGACTCCTACGTAAAAACCTAAAAACCCTAGCCAAAGTTAAAGAAAAAAGCGGCGCAAAGGTTCTTGTAGCACTTAAGGGCTTTGCTTTTACTGGCGCCATGGATATAGTTAGCGAGTATCTTGATGGTGCAGCTTGTAGCGGACTTTGGGAGGCGGAACTAGCCAAAAAATATGTAAAAGGTGAGGTGCATACTTATAGCCCTGCGTTTAAGGATAGCGATTTTACTCGCATAGCGCAGATTAGCAACCACGTAGTCTTTAATAGCCCAGCCCAGTGGCATAAATTTAAAAGCGTCGCAGATAAGCACGGACTTTTCTGTGGACTTAGACTAAACCCACAAACTTCGCGCTCACCAGTGGATACTTACAATCCTTGTGCGCCGTTTTCTAGGCTTGGCACGACGGCTGAGAATTTAAAGCCTAGCGATTTAGAGGGGCTTAGCGGGCTTCATTTTCATGCGCTTTGCGAGGAGAGCGCAGAGAGCCTTGAATATGTACTAAATGGCTTTACGGATAAATTTGGAGAGTATTTTAGTCGCATGAAATGGATAAATTTTGGCGGCGGACACCACATCACTCGCGCTGGGTATAACGTGGATTTGCTAATTAGGCTTGTAAGCGATTTTAGCCAAAAATACGGCGTGCAGGTCTATTTAGAGCCAGGCGAGGCCGTGGGCTGGCAAACAGGCTATCTCGTCTCAAGCGTGCTTGACATAGTCGAAAATGGTGAAAAAACGGCGATTTTAGACATTTCAGCCGAGGCTCACATGCCTGATACTTTGCTAATGCCATATCGCCCAGCTGTGCGTGGGGAGAGCAAAAATGGAGCATATGCATATCGATTTGGCGGCAATACCTGCTTAGCTGGAGATGTGGTAGGGCTAGAAGCTGGCGAGCCAGTGTATAAATTTGATACACCATTAGCGGTTGGAGATAGAGTGATTTTTGAGGATCAAATCCACTACACCATAGTAAAAAATACGACATTTAACGGCATAATGCTGCCAGATTTGATACTTTTAAAGGAAAATGGAGAAGCAAAATATTGCCGTAAGTTTGATTTTAGCGCATACGAGCTAAGAAATTAA
- the fliQ gene encoding flagellar biosynthesis protein FliQ — protein sequence MMQSLLVSLGIETFKTALYLSLPMLLCGLIAGLLISIFQATTQINETTLSFVPKIILVVAVIIFLMPWMVSLMVEFTTKMINFIPEFVR from the coding sequence TTGATGCAAAGTCTGCTTGTTTCTTTAGGTATTGAGACTTTTAAGACTGCGCTTTATTTAAGCTTGCCTATGCTTTTGTGTGGGCTTATAGCGGGGCTTTTAATATCCATTTTCCAAGCTACGACGCAGATAAACGAAACCACCCTAAGCTTTGTGCCAAAGATAATACTTGTCGTTGCGGTTATAATATTTTTGATGCCATGGATGGTTTCGCTTATGGTTGAGTTTACCACAAAGATGATAAATTTTATCCCAGAGTTTGTAAGATGA
- a CDS encoding formate dehydrogenase subunit alpha encodes MAIHHPISQGSHCCKGIDQIDLTKSKQRIKYPMKKEGGKWKRISWQQAIDEIGDKMLAVREEHGPDSVEFLGSAKFNNEQSYYFRKFAAFWGTNNIDHVARIUHSATVAGVANTWGYGAMTNHFGDLTANSKAILLIGANSAVANPIGFKHMLQAKDRNNCKLIVVDPVFTKTAAHADHYVRIRPGTDIAFVYGMLHIIFKNGWEDREFIRTRTYGMDEIIAEAKKWTPEETSNVTGVPVDQLIEITTIFANTKPATVAWALGVTQHSVGSSNTRILSILQLVLGNMGKPGGGTNIIRGHDNVQGATDMGNLADTLPFYYGLGDAAWQHFCTGWGVNFDEFVKRFAVSVKEPKQGGESVKGTNFKEYFYHDPKNPEDRNWRNEKGYSLSKWWQGVLKEENTFSSGELRVLWVQGTGITSMTQVAKIQEALGKLEMLVIAEPFVNEVAILNDRSDGIYILPVATQFENEGIVTATNRAAQWRSKVVEPLYESKGDHEVMFEFAKKFGFYEEYTRGMKLSRVDGELKQVKDSFVWPDDATSEMARIAQTIGLGGWSAERLRRHQANWQNFDPDTQMGIAGDVKGEYYSLPWPCWDEKHPGTAILYDTSKPFAEGGSGFRNRFGLEHDGVSQLADESVTIKGSKIKGGYPQITKDNIEAVLGITLTDDERAKIGSSWTMDYSGIIVQKCREAGVVPYGNAKARTIVWEFIDQIPKHREPIHSPRQDLVEKYPTFDDQSRNFRVATKFISEQTAKDWSKDFPTIVSSMRLVNLSGAGMIERTSKYLSSITPEMFANVNPELALKYGIEDGDMMWIHSPQGTKIKVKCYHSHSVTPDRICLPYNFAGVLQGVDLSARYPEGTKPYVIGESSNTITNYGFDPVTQISEFNAGLCRIEKADDMGFKTEFFKEYGESV; translated from the coding sequence ATGGCTATACACCACCCTATAAGCCAAGGCAGCCACTGCTGTAAGGGTATAGATCAGATCGATCTAACCAAATCAAAGCAACGCATAAAATATCCAATGAAAAAAGAGGGCGGCAAGTGGAAGCGCATAAGCTGGCAGCAGGCTATTGATGAAATCGGTGATAAAATGCTAGCAGTACGCGAGGAGCACGGCCCAGATAGCGTGGAGTTTTTAGGCTCGGCTAAATTTAACAACGAACAGAGCTACTATTTTCGTAAATTTGCAGCCTTTTGGGGCACGAATAACATAGATCACGTAGCAAGAATTTGACATAGCGCAACAGTCGCCGGTGTGGCGAATACTTGGGGTTATGGCGCTATGACAAATCACTTTGGTGATTTAACAGCAAACTCAAAAGCTATCCTATTAATAGGCGCAAACTCAGCCGTAGCAAATCCTATCGGCTTTAAGCATATGTTGCAGGCAAAGGATAGAAACAACTGCAAACTAATCGTAGTTGATCCAGTCTTTACAAAAACGGCAGCGCACGCAGATCACTACGTACGCATACGCCCTGGTACTGACATAGCATTTGTTTATGGTATGCTTCATATTATCTTTAAAAATGGCTGGGAGGATAGGGAATTTATCCGCACTCGTACATACGGCATGGACGAAATTATAGCCGAGGCTAAAAAGTGGACTCCAGAAGAAACTTCAAATGTTACTGGTGTACCAGTTGATCAGCTTATAGAAATCACTACTATATTTGCAAACACTAAGCCAGCTACGGTGGCATGGGCTTTGGGTGTTACTCAGCATTCAGTTGGTAGCTCAAATACGAGAATTTTATCTATCCTTCAGCTAGTCCTTGGAAATATGGGCAAGCCAGGCGGTGGTACTAACATAATCCGCGGACACGACAACGTTCAGGGTGCCACTGATATGGGTAACCTAGCCGATACACTGCCGTTTTATTACGGATTAGGTGATGCGGCGTGGCAGCATTTTTGTACTGGTTGGGGCGTTAACTTTGATGAGTTTGTAAAGCGTTTTGCAGTCTCAGTAAAAGAGCCAAAGCAAGGCGGAGAGAGTGTAAAAGGGACAAATTTCAAAGAGTATTTTTACCACGATCCTAAAAATCCAGAGGATAGAAACTGGCGCAATGAAAAGGGCTATTCGCTTTCAAAATGGTGGCAGGGCGTACTTAAGGAGGAAAATACCTTCTCAAGTGGCGAGCTACGTGTGCTTTGGGTACAAGGTACTGGCATTACCTCGATGACCCAGGTGGCTAAAATTCAAGAAGCCCTAGGCAAGCTTGAGATGCTTGTTATCGCAGAGCCTTTTGTAAATGAGGTAGCGATACTCAATGATAGAAGCGATGGAATTTATATCCTGCCTGTAGCTACGCAGTTTGAAAACGAGGGCATAGTAACAGCGACAAACCGTGCTGCACAGTGGCGTAGTAAAGTTGTTGAGCCACTTTATGAGAGCAAGGGCGATCATGAGGTTATGTTTGAATTTGCTAAGAAATTTGGCTTTTATGAGGAGTATACGCGCGGTATGAAGCTATCACGCGTAGATGGCGAGCTAAAGCAGGTAAAAGATAGCTTTGTCTGGCCTGATGACGCGACTAGCGAAATGGCTAGGATAGCTCAGACTATCGGACTTGGCGGCTGGAGCGCAGAGCGATTGCGTCGGCATCAAGCCAACTGGCAGAACTTCGACCCAGACACACAAATGGGTATCGCAGGCGATGTTAAGGGCGAATATTACTCACTTCCGTGGCCTTGCTGGGACGAGAAGCACCCAGGCACTGCTATACTTTATGATACGAGCAAGCCATTTGCCGAGGGTGGAAGCGGCTTTAGAAATCGCTTTGGCTTAGAGCATGACGGCGTAAGTCAGCTAGCCGATGAGAGTGTAACCATCAAAGGCTCAAAGATAAAAGGTGGCTATCCGCAAATCACAAAAGATAACATTGAAGCAGTATTAGGTATTACTCTAACAGACGATGAAAGGGCAAAAATAGGCTCTAGCTGGACTATGGATTATAGCGGTATTATCGTGCAAAAATGCCGAGAAGCTGGCGTAGTGCCTTATGGAAATGCAAAGGCAAGGACGATAGTTTGGGAATTTATCGATCAAATTCCAAAGCACCGTGAGCCTATACACAGCCCTCGTCAGGATTTGGTGGAAAAATACCCTACATTTGACGATCAATCTAGAAACTTCCGTGTGGCTACTAAATTTATCAGTGAGCAAACAGCAAAAGACTGGAGCAAGGACTTCCCTACAATCGTAAGCTCAATGCGCCTAGTAAATTTAAGCGGTGCTGGCATGATTGAAAGGACGAGCAAATATCTAAGCAGCATTACGCCAGAGATGTTTGCAAATGTAAACCCAGAACTAGCCCTAAAATACGGCATCGAGGATGGCGATATGATGTGGATTCACAGCCCACAAGGCACAAAAATCAAGGTAAAATGCTACCACAGCCACAGCGTAACGCCAGATAGAATTTGCCTTCCGTATAACTTCGCTGGTGTGCTACAGGGCGTGGATTTAAGCGCGCGCTACCCAGAGGGCACTAAGCCTTATGTGATAGGCGAAAGCTCAAACACCATAACAAACTATGGCTTTGACCCAGTTACTCAAATTTCGGAGTTTAACGCAGGGCTTTGCCGCATAGAAAAGGCCGATGATATGGGCTTTAAGACAGAGTTTTTTAAAGAGTATGGGGAGAGTGTATAA
- a CDS encoding menaquinone biosynthesis family protein — MKNISVAHSPDADDIFMYMAIKFGWVSSDTLSFSNTALDIQTLNDEAICGIYDVSAISFGLYPLIKDDYALLRCAASFGEGYGPKLIKKNGAKLRRNFTVALSGAHTTNAMLFRMAYPEARVKYYNFLDIQRAVLSGEVDAGVLIHEDILSVDSSLCVEREIWDVWCELAGNEMPLPLGGMVLRRSMVLTDAIEAERVLTEAVRVATSHKPFLSHMLLERNLVRVDKEKLKTYLSMYANERSILMDDVAINSLNTLFKIGYDRGFYSKPCLAQENFIPTEYLDFRHA; from the coding sequence GTGAAAAATATAAGTGTCGCGCACTCTCCTGACGCAGATGATATTTTTATGTATATGGCTATTAAATTTGGCTGGGTAAGTAGCGATACTTTAAGTTTTTCTAACACTGCGCTTGATATTCAGACGCTAAATGATGAGGCGATTTGTGGGATTTATGACGTGAGCGCTATATCGTTTGGGCTTTATCCGCTGATTAAAGATGACTATGCGCTTTTGCGGTGTGCGGCTAGCTTTGGTGAGGGATATGGACCAAAGCTCATTAAAAAAAATGGCGCTAAGTTACGTAGAAATTTCACGGTCGCGCTAAGTGGCGCACATACTACAAATGCGATGCTTTTTCGCATGGCATATCCAGAGGCTAGGGTAAAATATTATAATTTTTTAGACATTCAAAGAGCTGTTCTTAGCGGCGAAGTCGACGCTGGAGTGCTGATACATGAGGATATTTTAAGCGTCGATAGCAGCCTGTGCGTGGAGCGTGAGATATGGGACGTGTGGTGTGAATTAGCGGGCAATGAGATGCCACTACCACTTGGAGGGATGGTTCTTAGGCGCAGTATGGTGCTAACTGATGCGATTGAAGCGGAGAGGGTTTTAACCGAAGCTGTGCGAGTGGCGACTTCTCATAAGCCTTTTTTATCGCATATGCTTCTTGAGCGAAATCTTGTACGCGTCGATAAAGAAAAACTTAAAACATACCTAAGTATGTATGCAAATGAGCGGTCTATTTTAATGGATGATGTTGCTATAAATTCTTTAAATACGCTATTTAAGATAGGCTATGATAGAGGATTTTATTCAAAGCCGTGCCTAGCTCAGGAGAATTTTATCCCAACTGAATATCTTGATTTTAGGCATGCTTGA
- a CDS encoding Tat pathway signal protein, which produces MKQDRRSFLKKALKGAAVVGVAAGTNASASIAPAHQADGNGVVLGHSNKKEILYHKSKVWEKYYKIAY; this is translated from the coding sequence ATGAAGCAAGATAGGAGAAGCTTTTTAAAAAAAGCTTTAAAAGGTGCGGCCGTAGTGGGCGTGGCTGCTGGCACTAATGCCAGTGCTAGCATAGCTCCAGCACACCAAGCTGACGGCAATGGCGTGGTTTTGGGACACTCTAATAAAAAAGAGATCCTTTATCACAAGAGCAAGGTTTGGGAAAAATACTACAAAATAGCGTATTAG
- a CDS encoding formate dehydrogenase subunit gamma: MKFLVLLAATLMSAFGIEQPAGTNQYDSAIWAAQRVENITTWGQNPGLGELFTKLQGERIFSYGVLSIAMLVVGAFVLHYLLVGPKHFSHDGKKIFAFSLIVRVAHALAAISWIVLVPTGVMMLWGDVLGGGAFIRGAKNMHGLATIIFAVAVLPLLFSWFYRMLPRIYDIKWLIIVGGYLSKKKATVPAGKFNAGQKMWYWIAIPGGLVMIATGAAMYFLDFGVVSAGLDMSQINLLRLSAIVHSSLGVVCAIFFLVHIYMSAIAIKGAIHSMISGYKEEEEVYYLHHYWYEELLKEGKIEPYSPTENKGH, encoded by the coding sequence ATGAAATTTTTAGTATTGCTAGCAGCTACCCTGATGTCTGCTTTTGGCATAGAACAGCCTGCTGGTACTAATCAGTATGATAGTGCGATTTGGGCAGCTCAAAGAGTGGAAAATATTACCACTTGGGGGCAAAACCCAGGACTTGGAGAGCTTTTTACCAAACTACAAGGCGAGAGAATTTTTAGCTACGGCGTGCTTAGTATAGCCATGCTTGTAGTGGGTGCTTTTGTACTTCATTACCTGCTTGTAGGGCCGAAGCATTTTAGCCATGATGGAAAGAAAATATTCGCATTTAGCCTAATCGTGCGTGTGGCGCATGCTTTGGCTGCGATTTCTTGGATAGTGCTAGTGCCAACTGGAGTGATGATGCTTTGGGGAGATGTGCTAGGCGGAGGTGCGTTTATAAGGGGGGCTAAGAATATGCACGGACTTGCGACAATAATATTTGCCGTCGCTGTTTTGCCTCTGCTTTTTTCTTGGTTTTACAGGATGCTTCCACGAATTTATGATATAAAGTGGCTTATCATAGTCGGCGGCTATTTAAGCAAGAAAAAAGCCACAGTCCCAGCTGGTAAATTTAACGCAGGACAGAAAATGTGGTACTGGATAGCCATACCAGGAGGGCTTGTGATGATAGCCACGGGTGCTGCCATGTACTTTTTAGATTTTGGCGTGGTTAGTGCTGGTCTTGATATGAGTCAGATAAATTTATTAAGGCTAAGCGCTATAGTGCATAGTAGCCTTGGTGTGGTTTGTGCTATATTTTTCTTAGTGCATATTTATATGTCAGCCATTGCTATTAAAGGCGCGATACACTCGATGATAAGCGGCTATAAAGAGGAGGAGGAGGTTTATTACCTGCACCATTACTGGTATGAGGAGCTTTTAAAAGAGGGCAAGATAGAGCCATACTCTCCTACTGAGAATAAGGGGCATTAA